One window of the Colias croceus chromosome 5, ilColCroc2.1 genome contains the following:
- the LOC123692015 gene encoding cytochrome P450 4g15, whose amino-acid sequence MSYAAAETVAQSSTWAATNLFYVLLVPALILWYTYWRMSRRNLYELADKISGPKGLPLIGNALEFTGGSAEIFQTMIKRSEEFDDSVIKVWIGPRLLVFLYDPRDVELILSSHVHIDKADEYKFFKPWLGNGLLISTGQKWRSHRKLIAPTFHLNVLKSFIDLFNANSRAVVEKLKKETGEFDCHDYMSECTVEILLETAMGVSKSTQDRSGFEYAMAVMKMCDILHLRHTKIWLRPDFLFSFTQYAKLQNKLLDIIHGLTKKVIKKKKEEFKSGKKPSAVVTEVVEKETEPAKTTSVEGLSFGQSSGLKDDLDVDDDVGQKKRLAFLDLLLESAQGGVVISDEEIKEQVDTIMFEGHDTTAAGSSFFLSAMGIHQDIQDKVVEELDSIFGDSDRPATFQDTLEMKYLERCLMETLRMFPPVPIIARHLKQDITMPSNGKKVPAGSTVIIATYKLHRREDIYPNPDKFNPDNFLPERSANRHYYAFVPFSAGPRSCVGRKYAMLKLKIILSTILRNFRVYSDLKESDFKLQADIILKRAEGFKVRLEPRKRMTKAC is encoded by the exons ATGAGTTACGCGGCTGCTGAGACAGTTGCCCAGTCCAGCACCTGGGCGGCTACCAACCTGTTCTACGTGCTTCTGGTACCAGCTCTCATCCTATGGTACACATACTGGCGCATGTCCAGAAGGAACCTGTACGAATTGGCTGATAAAATCTCGGGACCAAAGGGACTACCCCTTATCGGAAATGCGTTGGAATTCACCGGAGGATCTGCCG AAATTTTCCAAACCATGATTAAGCGTAGTGAGGAGTTTGATGACAGCGTGATCAAAGTATGGATTGGACCTCGTCTTTTGGTGTTCCTGTACGACCCTCGTGATGTGGAGCTGATCCTCAGCAGCCATGTCCACATCGACAAGGCCGACGAGTACAAATTCTTCAAGCCCTGGCTTGGAAACGGTCTCCTTATCAGCACAG gtcAAAAATGGCGTTCCCACCGAAAACTTATTGCACCCACTTTCCACTTAAACGTATTGAAGAGTTTCATTGACCTCTTCAATGCCAACTCAAGGGCTGTTGTCGAAAAACTGAAGAAGGAAACAGGAGAATTCGACTGCCACGACTACATGAGCGAGTGCACCGTGGAAATCTTATTAG AAACCGCTATGGGTGTAAGCAAGAGCACACAAGACCGCAGTGGTTTCGAATATGCTATGGCTGTCATGAAGATGTGCGACATCCTTCACTTGAGACATACCAAGATTTGGCTCAGACCCGACTTTTTGTTCAGCTTTACCCAATACGCTAAGCTGCAAAACAAACTGCTCGACATTATTCACGGATTGACTAAgaag gTCATTAAGAAGAAGAAGGAAGAATTCAAATCTGGCAAGAAACCATCAGCTGTCGTGACCGAAGTTGTTGAAAAGGAAACAGAGCCTGCCAAGACTACATCAGTCGAAGGACTTTCCTTCGGTCAATCATCTGGCTTAAAGGATGATTTGGACGTCGATGATGACGTCGGCCAAAAGAAACGTTTGGCCTTCCTTGACCTTCTTTTGGAAAGCGCTCAGGGTGGTGTTGTTATTTCCGACGAGGAAATCAAGGAACAAGTCGACACTATTATGTTTGAG gGACACGACACCACAGCCGCTGGAAGCAGTTTCTTCTTATCAGCTATGGGTATCCACCAAGATATTCAAGATAAAGTAGTCGAAGAGCTCGACAGCATATTCGGTGACTCAGACCGTCCAGCCACCTTCCAGGATACATTGGAAATGAAATACTTGGAAAGATGTCTGATGGAAACGCTCCGCATGTTCCCTCCCGTGCCAATTATTGCTCGTCACCTTAAACAAGACATTACAATGC catcCAACGGAAAGAAAGTCCCAGCCGGCTCTACAGTAATTATCGCTACATACAAATTGCACCGTCGTGAGGACATCTATCCTAACCCTGACAAATTCAATCCAGACAACTTCTTGCCGGAACGCTCCGCTAACCGCCACTACTACGCCTTTGTACCATTCTCTGCGGGACCTAGAAGTTGTGTTG GTCGTAAATACGCCATGCTGAAGCTTAAGATAATTCTGTCAACAATTTTGAGGAACTTCCGCGTCTACTCAGACCTTAAGGAGTCCGACTTCAAACTCCAGGCTGATATCATCCTCAAACGAGCTGAAGGATTCAAAGTACGCTTGGAACCACGCAAAAGAATGACCAAAGCTTGCTGA
- the LOC123691897 gene encoding uncharacterized protein LOC123691897 encodes MDTEVELPKKRRLPKLMACMTKTSLENLRNRALFSLDALDAKGIRRRKRPLHQCLILELRESGFFESSDYLQDLIYDNIQLVQKDDIGIVVDLRNREDYLEHISAGLIRAEKCRDKGDTKKESLELLALALQYAEKGKGILWLAEKFFHASIAVSSQFLIDGGRQKGCCKYHYAKFLLDKFPGADPEEPFVILTEVRDSAIGKDWPLYEATDEEEPISSELLFCATAIQLHRVLVNKSRSCRKMDPAKSERLARLAERRAKDANDIPKTAEAIIEIGISQLTMNNLNNAQKTFDKAFKIYSEHNDIKGLCETRMHMAAVMQRLGEHEKAAKLLTEMGALAMDHGLRLQLGQALHLLGELHLRRERPELGTQHLTEAFQCFLGINWKNTSTTDELMSTATEREIDVIYKQGIFDVYVEEAEQSRLMMAISAGQELMASYFNLLREARKCSIAKIKTIEWKLSQTGWWIKKQHHDFLPCLCPLHQRSPLDILRMQLEKKSIPTNLSGVETDLNLGRTGTIEDIRILRSSFAKERSIQGAVFINKICY; translated from the exons ATGGATACCGAAGTGGAATTACCGAAAAAGCGACGTTTACCAAAGCTTATGGCATGCATGACTAAAACCAGTCTGGAAAATCTGCGAAATAGAGCTTTATTCAGTTTAGATGCTCTAGATGCGAAGGGAATACGAAg GAGAAAACGTCCACTACATCAATGTCTTATACTCGAACTGCGGGAGTCTGGTTTTTTTGAGTCATCCGATTATCTCCAAGATCTTATTTATGATAACATCCAGTTGGTTCAAAAGGACGACATAGGCATTGTCGTTGATTTGAGAAATAGAGAGGATTATCTGGAGCATATATCTGCAGGACTTATTCGGGCGGAAAAGTGCCGAGATAAAG GGGATACAAAAAAGGAAAGCTTGGAGTTGCTAGCATTAGCGTTGCAATATGCTGAAAAAGGAAAAGGAATATTGTGGCTTGCTGAGAAGTTTTTTCATGCTTCAATAGCTGTATCTAGTCAATTTCTTATTGACGGAGGTAGACAAAAGGGCTGCTGCAAATACCATTATGCTAAATTCTTGCTCGATAAAT ttcCTGGCGCAGATCCAGAAGAGCCTTTTGTAATTCTGACAGAAGTCAGGGATAGTGCTATTGGAAAG GATTGGCCTCTTTACGAAGCAACTGATGAAGAGGAACCGATCTCATCTGAATTGCTATTTTGTGCTACAGCAATACAACTACATAGAGTGcttgtaaataaatcaagGTCATGTAGGAAAATGGATCCTGCGAAGTCTGAAAGACTAGCTCGCTTGGCTGAGAGGCGAGCTAAAGATg CAAATGATATACCGAAAACTGCGGAAGCTATCATTGAAATCGGGATTAGTCAACTGACGATGAATAATTTGAACAATGCTCAAAAAACATTTGACAaggcatttaaaatatattctgaaCACAATGATATTAAGGGCTTATGTGAAACTAGAATGCATATGGCAGCTGTGATGCAAag GTTAGGGGAGCATGAAAAAGCGGCAAAGTTATTGACTGAGATGGGCGCATTAGCAATGGACCATGGTCTACGTCTTCAATTGGGACAAGCATTGCACCTGTTAGGAGAACTGCATCTCAGGAGAGAAAGGCCTGAACTGGGCACACAGCATCTTACTGAAGCTTTTCAATGTTTCTTGGGAATAAACTGG AAAAATACATCAACAACTGATGAGCTGATGTCAACTGCTACAGAAAGAGAAATTGATGTTATTTATAAGCAAGGAATATTTGATGTTTATGTTGAAGAAGCGGAACAGTCAAGACTTATGATGGCGATTTCTGCAG GACAAGAACTTATGGCGTCCTACTTCAATCTTCTACGAGAAGCCAGAAAGTGTTCAATTGCAAAGATAAAGACAATAGAATGGAAGCTTTCACAAACTGGTTGGTGGATAAAAAAGCAACATCACGATTTCTTACCATGCTTGTGTCCGTTGCACCAAAGATCACCGCTTGATATACTACG AATGCAACTGGAGAAAAAATCTATACCAACAAATTTATCTGGCGTCGAGACAGACTTAAATTTAGGCAGAACTGGTACGATTGAAGATATAAGAATATTAAGGAGCAGTTTTGCAAAGGAACGTTCTATACAAGGTGcggtatttataaataaaatatgctatTAA